Proteins found in one Triticum urartu cultivar G1812 chromosome 4, Tu2.1, whole genome shotgun sequence genomic segment:
- the LOC125550698 gene encoding F-box/LRR-repeat protein 12, translated as MEKEMMDDSIEGCISCLSDDCLLSIFNKLESESDRNAFGLTCKNWFKVRNIARKSLIFHFSFNAKAYKEHAQCLPEMLARSPYLQLISLAGLNELSDSALYEVGVSGTSLQSFSLYSCSGITDDGLAQVSIGCPNLVIVELYRCLNITDLGLESLSQGCHSLKSLNLGYCTAISDRGISSIFRNCRNICALIISYCRGVSGVGFRGCPSTLSYLEAESCMLSSEGMLDISSGGGLQYINLYNLRSSAGLDCLGGVGSMKKLRVLNLRMCRYLTDDSVVAIASGCPLIEEWSLAVCHGVRLPGWSAIGLNCNKLRILHVNRCRNICDQGLHALKDGCVRLEVLHIHGCGKITNNGLALFSIARPSVKQMVDEAMSIGPSIEDLFRLQ; from the coding sequence ATGGAAAAGGAGATGATGGATGACAGCATAGAAGGCTGTATCAGTTGCCTTTCTGATGATTGCCTGCTTTCTATATTTAACAAGCTTGAAAGTGAATCGGACAGGAATGCTTTTGGGTTAACTTGTAAGAATTGGTTCAAGGTTCGAAACATTGCTCGAAAATCGCTAATATTTCATTTCTCGTTTAATGCTAAAGCATACAAGGAGCATGCCCAGTGCCTTCCAGAGATGTTGGCTCGTTCTCCATATCTTCAGTTGATATCCCTTGCGGGGCTTAATGAGCTATCTGATTCAGCTCTGTACGAAGTGGGAGTTTCTGGAACATCTTTGCAGTCCTTCTCATTGTACTCCTGTTCTGGTATAACAGATGATGGTCTAGCACAAGTGTCAATCGGATGTCCTAATTTGGTTATAGTGGAACTTTACCGCTGCTTAAATATCACAGATCTTGGTTTGGAAAGTCTTTCCCAGGGCTGTCATTCTTTGAAGAGTCTTAACCTTGGTTACTGCACAGCCATTTCAGATCGAGGGATTAGTTCAATCTTTAGGAATTGCCGGAACATTTGTGCACTCATCATATCATATTGCAGAGGTGTATCTGGTGTTGGATTTAGAGGTTGCCCAAGTACACTTTCTTACCTAGAAGCCGAGTCCTGCATGCTTTCTTCAGAGGGAATGCTAGACATATCGAGTGGTGGTGGACTCCAGTACATAAATTTGTATAATCTAAGGAGTTCAGCTGGGCTGGATTGCCTAGGTGGAGTTGGCAGTATGAAGAAACTCCGAGTTCTGAATCTGAGGATGTGCCGCTATCTTACTGATGATTCTGTGGTGGCAATAGCTAGTGGGTGTCCGTTGATCGAGGAGTGGAGCCTTGCTGTCTGTCATGGCGTCCGCTTACCTGGTTGGTCGGCGATTGGATTGAACTGCAACAAGCTAAGAATTCTTCATGTGAACCGTTGCCGAAACATATGTGACCAAGGATTGCATGCTCTCAAGGATGGATGTGTGCGCCTTGAGGTCCTGCATATACATGGTTGTGGCAAGATTACAAATAATGGCCTGGCACTATTTAGCATTGCTAGGCCCAGTGTGAAGCAAATGGTGGACGAAGCCATGTCCATTGGCCCCTCAATCGAGGATTTATTCCGGTTGCAGTGA
- the LOC125550696 gene encoding protein NLP2-like produces MDENGTPDYSGGGSDMDLLMLSGFDDLDSFPELGAGPSFSDGILSSFSVSPAQQVTHISPSPPSVDAEEQGDVSITDGSDCSVSLASNEVMNVSAPTVPKTVYGGVTLTEKMLRALAMLKEASTAGPVLVQVWIPVRNGDHQVLTTSDQPFLLDERLTGYREVSRQFTFSATEGPGLFPGLPGRVFISGMPEWTSNVMYYNTSEFLRVDYAIRNEVRGSLAMPVFNSSGGSCCAVLEVVMTQEKDNFCSEMDNLSNALQSVQLSTVQARTHPQSLTRNQHSVLTEILDVLKAVCHTHMLPLALAWIPVCPNSNLNVSAEYGDQAIKFGLRNKDVLCVQESACYINDMRMHDFLRACAEHPLEKGQGVAGNAILSNHPFFSSDVREYDMHDYPLVHHARKFGLHAAVAIRLRSTYTGNDDYVLEFFLPLTCKVCEEQQLLLDDISMTMQRVCSSLRTVSDAELKENTIIMRSAIRCSSSDVSINSCDQIDVSSEVKKYAKFEPGSTSENFQNCSSTGKNVSLTVLQESTSDRLKIRSSTEKNVSLKVLQQYFAGSLKDAAKSIGVCPTTLKRICRQHGISRWPSRKIKKVNRSLQKIQNVISTVHGVEGEIKYDPATGCIVSSVSHTEESSMMMNVEHQSSDSLPIECHKFQPDYDAYQREHLGQAVLHKAQNDKRSETHINLNPGGSCRNSNFGRTSKGPRCQDASNSSYLTKEMISADGTDMWVEGAEQKNVVWNSISMPQQCKIEIETDKSNTIVEQSLASSSSMTDCSSGGTSSDGTLKKCFKSRSVDGSNASIVVKAAYKDDTVRLKLLPSMKYENLLEEIAKRLKLSVGAFQLKYKDDEDEWVILASDADLQECLDVLDTTGSRIVKIQVRDVPCATRAASGSSSISLVDRSG; encoded by the exons ATGGATGAGAATGGGACACCAGATTACAGCGGTGGGGGCTCGGACATGGACCTGCTCATGCTCTCAGGGTTTGACGACCTTGACAGTTTCCCAGAGCTCGGCGCCGGTCCTTCATTTAGTGACGGTATCTTGTCGTCTTTCAGTGTTTCACCTGCGCAGCAGGTGACACATATCTCACCTTCACCACCTTCTGTGGATGCTGAGGAGCAAGGTGATGTTTCCATTACTGATGGTAGTGATTGCTCTGTCAGTTTAGCCTCTAACGAGGTCATGAATGTGAGCGCTCCCACTGTCCCAAAGACAGTTTATGGCGGCGTCACCCTGACGGAGAAGATGCTCAGGGCATTGGCCATGCTTAAAGAAGCATCAACTGCTGGGCCAGTCCTTGTGCAAGTTTGGATCCCTGTAAGAAATGGAGATCACCAAGTGCTGACCACCTCTGACCAGCCTTTCTTGCTTGATGAGAGGCTCACAGGGTACAGGGAAGTCTCTAGGCAGTTCACATTCTCAGCCACAGAAGGACCTGGTCTGTTTCCTGGATTGCCTGGGCGTGTTTTCATATCCGGTATGCCAGAGTGGACATCGAACGTGATGTACTACAACACTTCAGAGTTCTTGAGGGTAGATTATGCGATTCGCAATGAAGTCCGGGGATCCCTTGCCATGCCGGTTTTCAACTCAAGTGGCGGCTCTTGCTGTGCTGTGTTGGAAGTAGTCATGACACAGGAAAAGGATAACTTTTGCTCAGAGATGGACAACCTTTCTAATGCTCTGCAG TCTGTTCAGCTCAGCACTGTGCAAGCAAGGACACATCCTCAG AGCCTTACTAGGAATCAGCATTCAGTATTGACGGAAATATTGGATGTTCTCAAAGCTGTTTGCCATACACACATGCTACCTTTGGCACTTGCATGGATTCCAGTTTGTCCCAACAGCAATTTGAATGTGTCAGCAGAGTATGGTGACCAGGCTATAAAATTTGGTCTGAGGAACAAAGATGTCCTTTGCGTACAAGAATCTGCCTGTTACATCAATGACATGAGAATGCATGATTTTCTCCGTGCCTGTGCAGAACACCCCCTTGAGAAAGGACAAGGTGTTGCTGGAAATGCAATTTTATCAAATCACCCCTTCTTCTCATCTGATGTGAGAGAATATGATATGCACGATTATCCGCTGGTACATCATGCCCGTAAGTTCGGTCTTCATGCTGCTGTTGCTATCAGATTGCGTAGCACATACACTGGCAATGATGACTATGTGTTAGAGTTTTTCCTTCCACTGACGTGCAAAGTTTGTGAAGAACAACAGCTCTTACTTGATGACATCTCAATGACCATGCAAAGAGTATGCAGTAGTCTGAGAACAGTTTCAGATGCTGAACTGAAGGAAAACACCATAATAATGCGATCAGCTATAAGATGCTCGTCATCTGATGTTTCTATTAATTCATGTGACCAAATTGATGTATCCAGTGAAGTCAAAAAATATGCTAAG TTTGAACCTGGCAGCACATCTGAAAATTTTCAAAACTGCAGCTCAACAGGGAAGAATGTTAGCTTGACTGTCCTTCAGGAATCTACATCTGATAGGCTGAAAATACGCAGCTCAACGGAGAAGAATGTTAGCTTGAAAGTCCTTCAGCAATACTTTGCTGGCAGTTTAAAAGATGCTGCAAAGAGCATTGGTG TTTGCCCTACAACGCTGAAAAGGATATGCCGGCAGCATGGAATATCAAGGTGGCCATCTCGTAAGATAAAGAAGGTAAATCGGTCACTACAGAAGATTCAGAATGTCATAAGTACTGTACACGGAGTGGAGGGAGAGATAAAATATGATCCTGCCACTGGATGTATTGTTTCATCTGTTTCCCATACCGAAGAGTCTTCAATGATGATGAATGTAGAACATCAAAGTTCTGATTCCCTGCCCATTGAATGCCATAAGTTCCAACCTGATTATGATGCATACCAAAGAGAACATCTAGGCCAAGCTGTACTCCACAAAGCACAGAATGACAAACGGAGCGAAACTCATATTAACCTGAATCCTGGagggtcatgccgaaattcaaaTTTTGGCAGAACATCAAAAGGGCCACGGTGTCAGGATGCGTCAAACAGTTCGTATCTTACAAAAGAAATGATCTCTGCTGACGGTACGGATATGTGGGTTGAGGGAGCTGAGCAAAAGAACGTAGTGTGGAATTCTATTTCTATGCCACAGCAATGCAAAATTGAGATAGAAACAGACAAGTCTAATACAATTGTTGAGCAAAGCCTGGCATCTTCTTCCAGCATGACAGATTGCTCCAGTGGCGGTACATCCAGTGATGGGACTTTGAAGAAATGTTTTAAGAGTCGGTCAGTTGACGGAAGCAATGCGAGCATAGTTGTGAAGGCCGCTTACAAGGATGATACTGTAAGGTTGAAGTTACTACCATCCATGAAATACGAGAATCTGCTTGAAGAAATTGCGAAGAGGCTgaagctatcagttggtgcattTCAGCTCAAGTACAAGGATGATGAGGATGAATGGGTGATTTTAGCAAGCGATGCTGATCTCCAGGAATGCCTTGATGTATTAGACACCACCGGGTCACGCATCGTGAAAATTCAAGTACGAGATGTTCCATGCGCTACTAGAGCTGCTTCAGGTAGTAGCTCAATATCTCTGGTCGATAGGTCAGGGTGA